In the Neospora caninum Liverpool complete genome, chromosome Ia genome, one interval contains:
- a CDS encoding thioredoxin h, related: MPIEHITTEAQYKSLVEDNEIVLVDFYAVWCGPCRQIAPVVESMSAKPEYAKVKFAKVDVDELAEIAEREDVNAMPTFKLYKQGKAVDTVLGANVERIEEMLKQHL; this comes from the exons ATGCCGATCGAGCACATCACTACCGAGGCGC AATACAAGAGCCTCGTCGAAGACAACGAGATTGTTCTTGTTGACTTTTACGCGGTATGGTGCG GCCCTTGCCGCCAGATCGCCCCCGTGGTGGAAAGCATGAGCGCCAAGCCGGAGTACGCGAAAGTGAAATTCGCGAAAGTTGACGTCGACGAGTTGGCAGAGATTGCTGAGAGGGAAGATGTCAACGCTATGCCCACCTTCAAGCTGTACAAGCAAGGCAAAGCAGTCGACACTGTACTCGGTGCGAATGTCGAGCGCATTGAAGAGATGTTGAAGCAGCACCTCTAA